One stretch of Chitinophagales bacterium DNA includes these proteins:
- a CDS encoding glycosyltransferase: MEHLLFTLLIVTLIRIFYFIFFYRRVADFNIKYNHESTLLPVSIVICSRNGAHNLRRNLIDILNQEYFLFEVIVVNDNSDDDTEIFLMNLSAEYDKLVVRNIRQSSTIMKGKKYPLTIGIRATKFETILVTDADCSVVGNNWILSMAKAFNTGNEIVLGYAPYKRRKGLLNKFIRFEAFFNAIQYFSYALSGIPYMGVGRNMAYRKKLFFDHNIYPKHPGLLSGDDDLLVNAAANRNNTAVQLNPESFMYSEAKSTWSEYWNQKKRHISTAKYYKKKHQILLLFFSFSHVMFYSLTLLLLIYSDFYLELAAIFFTRLCVEGVIYFYCMRRLHEDDLFRWFPVLDVLFLFYYFKLLPGIFNNKQVLWQ; encoded by the coding sequence TTGGAACATCTGCTGTTTACACTTTTAATAGTTACCCTGATTCGAATTTTCTATTTCATTTTTTTCTACCGTCGTGTAGCTGATTTTAACATTAAATATAATCACGAAAGCACCTTATTGCCAGTTTCCATAGTGATCTGTTCCCGTAATGGTGCCCACAATTTACGGCGGAACTTAATCGACATCCTTAACCAGGAATATTTTCTTTTTGAAGTAATAGTGGTTAATGATAATTCAGATGATGACACTGAAATATTTTTAATGAACCTTTCAGCTGAATATGACAAATTGGTAGTGCGAAATATCAGGCAATCATCTACTATTATGAAGGGCAAGAAATATCCTTTAACTATTGGCATTAGGGCAACGAAATTTGAAACCATACTGGTAACCGATGCAGATTGTTCTGTTGTAGGGAATAATTGGATACTAAGCATGGCAAAAGCTTTTAACACCGGCAACGAAATTGTTTTGGGATATGCTCCTTATAAGAGGAGGAAAGGTTTACTTAATAAATTTATACGGTTTGAAGCTTTCTTTAATGCTATCCAATACTTTTCTTATGCACTCTCGGGTATTCCTTATATGGGGGTAGGGAGAAATATGGCCTACCGGAAGAAACTTTTTTTCGACCACAACATTTATCCTAAGCACCCTGGTCTGTTGTCAGGAGATGATGATCTTTTAGTAAATGCCGCTGCCAACAGAAACAATACTGCAGTGCAATTGAATCCTGAATCCTTTATGTATAGTGAAGCAAAGAGTACCTGGAGTGAATACTGGAACCAGAAGAAACGCCATATAAGCACTGCAAAATATTATAAAAAGAAACATCAGATTTTACTTTTATTTTTTTCATTCAGCCATGTAATGTTTTATTCGTTAACATTGTTACTGCTGATTTATAGTGATTTTTATCTGGAATTGGCCGCTATCTTTTTCACCCGTTTATGCGTAGAAGGAGTAATTTATTTTTATTGTATGCGGCGTCTCCATGAAGATGACCTTTTTAGGTGGTTCCCGGTATTAGATGTTTTATTCCTGTTTTACTATTTTAAGTTGTTGCCCGGTATTTTTAACAACAAGCAAGTATTATGGCAGTGA
- the tgt gene encoding tRNA guanosine(34) transglycosylase Tgt: MLFHIRAKDSQSRARAGTLTTDHGAIETPIFMPIGTTGGVKAVHFRELEETIGAQIILGNTYHLYLRPGLEVIHEAGGLHKFNGWKNPILTDSGGYQVFSLSDRRKIVEEGVRFHSHIDGSKHLFSPEKVIDIQRVIGGDILMAFDECIAWPSEYAEVIQSMDRTHRWLKRCHDRFINTSPLYGFNQSFFPIVQGGTFHDLRKRSAEMVASFNSDGNAIGGLSVGEPAEEMYAMTDLVCRILPEDKPRYLMGVGMPANILECISLGIDMFDCVIPTRNGRNGMIFTKQGIINIRNKKWEKDFTPLDDMNNFVSQNYSKAFLRHMLMSGEILGCQIASVHNLCFYLWLVKEARRQILQGNFMSWKKLMLKQVTVRL, encoded by the coding sequence ATGCTGTTTCACATCCGGGCAAAAGATTCACAATCAAGGGCACGTGCCGGTACCTTAACTACAGATCATGGAGCCATAGAAACGCCCATTTTTATGCCGATCGGAACTACGGGCGGAGTGAAAGCGGTACATTTTCGTGAATTAGAAGAAACTATCGGAGCACAAATTATACTTGGAAATACATACCACTTGTATTTGCGACCTGGGTTGGAAGTTATTCATGAAGCAGGAGGCCTGCATAAATTTAACGGCTGGAAAAACCCTATTCTAACGGATAGTGGCGGTTACCAGGTGTTTTCGCTGAGTGATCGAAGAAAGATTGTAGAAGAAGGTGTACGGTTCCATTCTCATATCGATGGGTCAAAGCACCTGTTTTCACCGGAAAAAGTAATTGATATACAGCGTGTGATCGGTGGTGATATATTAATGGCATTTGATGAATGTATTGCGTGGCCTTCTGAATATGCTGAAGTAATTCAATCCATGGATCGTACACATCGCTGGCTAAAGAGATGCCACGACCGTTTTATAAACACGTCGCCATTATATGGATTTAATCAATCCTTCTTTCCTATTGTTCAAGGTGGCACCTTCCATGATTTAAGAAAACGTTCTGCTGAAATGGTAGCCTCTTTCAATTCTGATGGGAATGCAATCGGAGGATTATCAGTTGGCGAGCCTGCCGAAGAAATGTATGCAATGACGGATTTGGTTTGCCGCATTTTACCTGAGGATAAACCCAGGTATCTTATGGGTGTTGGAATGCCGGCAAATATTCTTGAATGTATTTCTCTTGGCATCGATATGTTTGATTGCGTAATTCCGACACGCAACGGAAGAAACGGAATGATTTTCACTAAACAGGGGATAATTAACATCAGAAATAAGAAGTGGGAAAAAGACTTTACCCCATTAGATGATATGAACAATTTTGTAAGCCAAAATTATTCCAAGGCTTTTTTACGTCACATGCTTATGTCGGGTGAAATACTTGGTTGTCAGATTGCGAGTGTACACAACTTATGCTTTTACCTGTGGCTTGTAAAAGAGGCTCGCAGGCAAATTTTACAAGGTAATTTTATGAGCTGGAAAAAATTGATGTTGAAACAGGTAACAGTACGTTTGTAG
- a CDS encoding LptF/LptG family permease: MILKKLDIYIIKKFLGSYLLTLLLFIIIAIVFDITEKLENFLDQKISLSTIIFTYYLNFIPYFAILFTPLFLFVAVIFFTSRMASRSEIIAILNSGITFNRMLFPYFIASAMVTALNIYANHWLVPDANKTRIAFENQYISKQANNSDRNIHEQVAKGEFIYMESFDFSDSSGYRFSFEKFDDGKLLYKLRADRIVWRNKSQEWELKNYAVRINDTMSEKLWFGKDTLIRYNIKPKDFQQNLKEITTLNAKELNDVIVDMKLKGADNVAFYEVEKYQRTSFPFAIFVLTLMGVSLASRKIRGGIGLHLGLGIALSFIYILFLQFSKTFSTNGNLPAIIGVWLPNIIFGAIALFLYRKAPK; encoded by the coding sequence ATGATACTGAAAAAACTCGATATCTATATCATTAAGAAATTTCTGGGGTCGTATTTGCTGACTCTTCTTTTATTTATAATTATTGCTATCGTCTTTGACATCACCGAAAAGCTGGAAAACTTTTTAGATCAGAAGATTTCTTTGTCCACTATTATTTTCACGTATTACCTGAATTTCATCCCATACTTTGCCATTCTGTTTACCCCGCTTTTTTTATTTGTAGCGGTTATATTTTTTACTTCCCGCATGGCATCCCGTTCCGAAATTATTGCAATACTCAATTCGGGAATAACTTTTAACCGAATGCTGTTCCCCTATTTTATTGCCTCTGCAATGGTAACTGCCCTGAACATCTATGCAAATCACTGGTTAGTACCGGATGCAAATAAAACACGAATCGCCTTTGAGAATCAATACATCAGTAAGCAGGCAAATAATTCGGACCGCAATATTCATGAACAGGTTGCTAAAGGAGAATTTATTTATATGGAAAGCTTTGATTTTTCAGATAGCTCGGGATATAGATTTTCCTTTGAAAAATTTGACGATGGCAAGCTACTGTACAAGCTCCGTGCAGACCGCATTGTATGGCGTAATAAAAGCCAGGAGTGGGAATTAAAAAATTATGCAGTGAGGATCAACGATACTATGAGTGAAAAACTCTGGTTCGGAAAAGATACCTTGATCCGGTATAATATAAAGCCAAAGGATTTTCAGCAAAATTTGAAAGAAATAACAACGCTGAATGCGAAGGAATTAAATGATGTAATAGTGGATATGAAGCTGAAAGGGGCCGATAATGTAGCTTTTTATGAAGTTGAGAAATACCAACGCACCTCTTTTCCATTTGCCATATTCGTTCTCACGCTCATGGGAGTTTCTTTGGCATCCCGTAAGATACGCGGGGGAATTGGCTTACACCTTGGGTTAGGCATAGCCCTGAGTTTTATATATATTCTTTTCCTGCAATTCTCAAAAACCTTTTCTACTAACGGTAATCTGCCTGCAATTATCGGAGTATGGTTGCCAAATATAATTTTTGGCGCCATAGCACTCTTCCTATACCGGAAAGCGCCAAAATAA